One Aquisediminimonas profunda genomic region harbors:
- a CDS encoding lipoprotein-releasing ABC transporter permease subunit, with the protein MILSAHERMIAKRYLLPGRGEGFIFLVAGISLFAVMLGVAALIVVMSVMNGFRAELFDKIVGLNGHAVVQGYGGKLPDWKQIMAEAKATPGVKSAIPLIEQPLMASYQGRVEGVLLRGMTVKDIRSNSSIQNKVLIGKLSDLVPGSGNVAIGARLADELGAQIGGSISLISPDGQTTPFGSVPRIVSYRVAAIFEVGVYDYDKSFVIMPIEDAQTLLLLGDTVGMVELDTVDPDKVGAILAPLAAKVGDRAVVSDWRSMNASLFEALAVDRVVSFVILSLIILVAAFNILSSLIMLVRAKTRDIAIVRTMGASRASLVRIFMTVGIVIGSLGIAAGVVLGFVILYFRQAMVNGIQFLTGQNLWDPSIRFLTELPARTDPLEVLGVVFMALVLTILATLYPAFKAAGTDPVQVLRYE; encoded by the coding sequence ATGATCCTTTCAGCCCATGAGCGCATGATCGCCAAACGCTATCTGCTCCCCGGGCGCGGCGAAGGATTTATCTTCCTTGTCGCCGGCATCAGTCTGTTTGCCGTTATGCTCGGCGTGGCCGCGTTAATCGTCGTCATGAGTGTAATGAACGGCTTCCGTGCGGAATTGTTCGACAAGATCGTTGGACTTAACGGTCACGCCGTTGTGCAAGGCTATGGCGGCAAGCTGCCTGACTGGAAGCAGATTATGGCAGAGGCCAAGGCGACGCCTGGCGTCAAGTCTGCAATCCCGCTGATCGAGCAACCCTTGATGGCAAGCTATCAGGGACGCGTTGAGGGCGTGCTGTTGCGCGGCATGACAGTCAAGGACATTCGATCGAACTCATCGATCCAGAACAAGGTCTTGATCGGAAAACTCTCGGACCTGGTTCCTGGTAGCGGGAATGTCGCAATCGGCGCACGATTGGCAGATGAGCTGGGTGCCCAGATCGGCGGCAGCATCAGCCTTATTTCGCCGGACGGACAAACAACGCCATTTGGTTCGGTTCCGCGCATCGTCAGCTATCGCGTCGCGGCAATCTTTGAAGTGGGCGTCTACGACTATGACAAGTCGTTCGTCATCATGCCCATCGAAGATGCACAGACACTGCTTTTGCTTGGCGATACTGTAGGCATGGTCGAACTTGATACGGTCGATCCTGACAAGGTGGGCGCGATTCTAGCCCCTCTGGCAGCAAAAGTCGGGGATCGTGCCGTGGTATCCGACTGGCGGAGCATGAATGCCTCCCTTTTCGAGGCTCTTGCGGTGGATCGCGTTGTTTCATTCGTGATCCTTTCCCTGATCATTCTGGTTGCTGCATTCAATATCCTTTCGTCCCTGATCATGCTCGTTCGCGCCAAGACACGCGATATTGCAATTGTCCGGACAATGGGCGCGTCGCGTGCAAGCCTGGTCAGGATTTTCATGACCGTCGGTATCGTCATTGGCTCACTGGGTATTGCAGCGGGCGTGGTTCTGGGCTTTGTCATTCTCTATTTTCGCCAAGCCATGGTCAACGGCATCCAGTTCCTGACAGGCCAGAATTTGTGGGATCCTTCAATCCGCTTCTTGACCGAATTGCCTGCTCGCACCGACCCGCTTGAGGTTCTGGGCGTTGTCTTCATGGCACTTGTCTTGACGATTCTTGCGACGCTTTACCCTGCTTTCAAGGCCGCAGGCACCGATCCGGTACAGGTGCTGCGCTATGAGTGA